Below is a window of Humulus lupulus chromosome 2, drHumLupu1.1, whole genome shotgun sequence DNA.
cgctaatcaaggctctaagccttattagcaaatttgggacgctacaagggAGCGATGTGGTCTTGCGAGGCGGAAACAAGAGGCAAGTCTTGGGGACCCTGGGAGGTCCTCTCACCTTGAAGGTGTCGCGAGACACTTCGTTCCCAGGGGTCCTGCTAGCGCGAGACACTAGACATCAAGAGGAGTCTCGCATACGTGAGACGCTTGGTTCCCGGAGGTCCTGCTGGCGCGAGGCGCTTTATCTCGGGAGGGGTCTTGCATATGTGAGATCCTTGGTTCTCGAAGGATCCTCAAGACACGCCTAACATAGATGACCTTGTGAAAGATGAGGCCACGGACCCTGCGAGCCTACTAGAGGTAACAGAAGACACATGAGGCGATGGGCCTCACGAGGGGCATCCCGTGCCCAGGGGTCTCACGGCTTAGGGACCTCACTAGATGACGTTGGGCCCTTAGGGTCTCGTGGCTTGAGGACCCTTAGTGAGGAGGTCATAATGACACTACAGAACTTTATGGGTGCTAGGCGCCTTGGTGCTTGCAACTTTTGTCAAGTATTTTGAAGAGGCcaaattttggcatccacaatcGCCTATCTTGGCTTTTATCAGCCAAGCGATGTATCGCCTCTGAACAGGTGATGCAACACCACTGCCACTACCTCTGACTTTTCACCTCGTACATCggcccaaaaatataattttaaattattgggcactcttatatactccaagaaacactttggacccaaaaagatagtTTTAAATGCTTACAACAAAAGTCAACccgctcatgttgactttagtgaaatcatAATGGTTTTGCGCCTCTCTGTGCATgaccaatttcactatgtatttaaccaatcctaacacaTAGGACTATGGTTTATGACAATGAGTACAAGATGGACCAACTATCTTGGTCCTTGATGATTGGTTGGTCGATTGAAATGAAGGATgagaaacaacaacaaccagaGGTGGCTTTGGAAAAAGAAGGTAAACTAATAGATTGTTGGTGCTCTTCCTAAATCATTATAGAAAAAACCTTGTAAATAGAAGGTAATGGATCAAGAAGAAGGATTTGTGCTTTATCTTAAATATAGGATTCCCTACGACCAGTAAGAAATTGAAGAACTTGATCTTGATTAGAgtaatcaaatatttttttcaTGTTACCGCTAGTACAATCAACAGTGGGCTTATATTGAGTGAGCTCATCCCAAACAATAATGAGCTTAGCAAAGTAGGATTTAACATCTCAATCACCTTGTTGAAGGTTGTGAAGATGAATCTTCTACTAGAAAATTCGATGACCATTTCCTTGGTTGAAGCGTCCATGAAGATTAGAACGCACGATAGCTGCATTGTCAAAATACATTATGCTTTCTAAAATCTCTTTGGGAACAACATTCAACATCCATGATACATGACCATATTATTGCATCAAAACCAAGCATTGAGGAGATCATTATCTGGTGGACAAGGAAAAGATCCATCAACAAATGAAATCTTGTTTTTTGCAGCAAACGAGACAGTGATGGCACATTTCCAATACTGAAAATTAGAACCAGAAAGCTGAGATGAAACAATGAGAATTCCTGGGTGACCTCCAGTGTGCAAGAAGTAGGGACTTAAAGTATCTTCTTGAGTAGGTCGATCATGCCTTTCCAAATATAAAAATGGGTCAATGATTATATCCATATTAATTCAATGCTATATGGTTATATCAATACTTAATGATGATTATATTTACCCAACAAAAAAATGGTTATATTTACTTTATTCATTAAATCTATTTAATGACTGATTAATTTGATAGTTGatcaaaaaaatttattaatcatTTACTTAATGACAAGTAACCTGATTAGCATAACAtccaattttaaaaataaaattctttaTAAAGAATCTTCATTGTTTATAACATgaatttttatttcaaaatttatttttcataatgataattaagttttctaaaaattaaactttttaattgaATATaactttttataattaaaattcttAACTTTCTATATTTAAGTTTTTAACTTAAAATTTAAGCATTTAAATGTCAAACAAAACTAATATTACACATTATTGGAATGTGTATAATTCACAGAGTGTAATTGGGAATGTATAATTTAAGGATGTATGTATCATTACTCTAATTATAAAGGTAAATCAGTAGTGTTTCACTTTATCCTTTTACCATATCACTCAAATAGCACTACAAATTTTTTTTGCTTTCAAGCTTGATATGAAGgcaatttcacttttcagattgaTATAAAGCCTTTCTTTGAATCTAATAAAAAAAACTCTTccatatatataaacatacatcaaatattatttaaataaataattagtgAATTTAATGGTCTTAATTCATTGATAAATATTAATAAAGTCCTAAGTATAACGTGTGCAACGGTGTGCTACTTTCTATCAAGTTCGTTTTCATTTGGTCACtgaattttttttacttaaataaataaaatcttttCAGTTACCAAATGAAAACAAGCTAGCTAGATAGAAACCATAAAGTAGCAATGTAGCATAAAACTTGTTCATGAAAATACTAGGTAACAGTATTAACTACTTGGTTACACTACTGCTAAAGACAAAACGCCAAAACACCAAATAAAAACAAGCTAGCTAGAAAGAAACCATAAAGTAGCAATGTAGCATAAAACTTGTTCATGAAAATACTAGGTAACAGTATTAACTACTTGGTTACACTACTGCTAAAGACAAAACGCCAAAAGATATCATCATGGTATAAACTGAAATCTAACCAGCCTTTACAGTCTGAAACAAAATATAGACGATTTTGATAGGAATGAACAGGTCTTTGGTGATGTTCATCATTATATAGAAAACAGCTTCATTGATAATGGTCGTCTTTGGAACTCTCCATTATAGCCGATATAGCTTTATTGATCATGGCAGCTTCTGCAATCAACTTGCTCACTTGGGAAGCTTGATGAGCACTTTCAGACATAAGCAAGGATTGTTTCTCTTCAATTATCTTCAGCTCCTCATCAATTTTAGCCTTTTTATCAGTATGCAATGTGATTTGAGCTTTCACTTCTTCCAACTCAACTTTCTTCCTTCTCCACTCATTTAGAATATTCTTGACTTGCTTCACAGCAAACCCCATATTCTCCATTTCAGTTAATTGTGTGATTATGAAATCAACATCAGCTAGACTGCCATCTTCTCCTGAATTGAAAATCTTCTCAACCAAAAAGGCAAACTTAACCATATAAACCAAAGCTGATGCTTCACGTTCAATTTCGTCGGATTCCTCGTTCAACAACAACGGATGAAAATGAGGCTTCTGTGGCATATTTTGGAACACTTCCAATGATTCCACTAATTCCCAAATTGTTGATCTTTTCAAGAAAGGAGTGTTTCTGTCCTCATTGTTACCTGTCAAACCATAATGTCACATAAAGTtctaataaaatgatactttaAGTTTAGAAGCGATTGTACCTTGAGAGTTTGGGTCTTGTAATTCAGATTGTTCACCCCTTTTCCCTATTTTACTGTCACGATTTTGATCACCCTCCTAAATTAGCCAAAACGATGTCATTAGTCAGTCCTAAGATGTCATTCCACAAACAGCTTGGGATTTACCTCAAGGGATAGCAGACCAGAAATGTCAAACTCGTCACCATGAGGCTCCCCTTACATATCAGAATATTTAACTTCTTCTGCATTGCCATCAACTTTCGGCAAATTTTCCCCTTTAACTGCAAAACCATAGCGAAACAACATcattatttttatgtataatatgtattAAATAACATGAACAGAAGAAGCTAGAGACCATTCATAGCAGTAGCTGAGGGTTGCAGCTCTTTCAGTTTCAATTCTAACGATTTGTCAAAGCAGTGAGGCATTTGAGTGTCATCTTTGTTGGTTGAACAAGGGGTTTCTTTTTCAGTCGCATTGAATTCGGAACGCGAGCTTTCATCTAAAATAGGTAGTGACTCAACGTTTGTGGCTGTATCGCATACTTGGTGAGTCTGAAGTTGTTGAATAGGTGTGGATACCACCTTCTAAAAAGAAAGAGCACCACCATTCAATTGGTAAAATATATGACTTGGAAAAATcagaaaataataacataaaccaAAAAATACCCCTGAAAAATCTTTTTCATCACTCAATTGAGGAGGCTGGGGTCGAACATCTCGATTTGTACAGTAGTTTTCTCTGCTTGATCATTCTTATACCTGACCACAACAGAATTTGTACCATTTTCCCCAATAACAGTAGCTGGGATCCATACAACCCCCATATTATCGGTCTTATGATTCACTTCTACTGCTGTTCCTGGTTTGAATGTACAGTATTGTATTTCCTGCAAAtactcatttaaaaaaaaaaaagaacacaaAATATCACGATGAATTTACCTAACCCTTGAACAACTTGAAACAAACATAATAGAACCTTCACATCCATATACATATTTACATAAAGCTAGCATCTTTATACTATAATATACATTTTTAACTATAAAGTCAtcataataacagttatcaggaaaAGGTAAAGAAAGCCCTAGATTCCAAACTAAGAGAAGAGAATTAAAAAAAAGATAACGCAAAAGCCTTGAACAAGTTGAATCAAATAAAGATAGAGATTTATATCCATATAAAGCTAGCATCttcaaaacaagaaaacaaaaactATATTTACTTAAGCGCATTGAACAAGTTGAAACAAATAAAGACGGTacttttatgtatatataaatatacataaagATAGgatctttaaaccacaatatgcataataatccttagttgtcataataataataaaaaagaaatacaAATCCCTTGCCTCAGAGTGATTgataaagaaataaagaaaagaaaacccaCGAATCCAAatcagagagaaaagaaatttGGGTTCAGTCCCTGCTTTGGGGACAGAATCCATTCGTGTTCTTCCCAAAACCGGTGAGGACGGAGCTGTGAGCGGTGGAAGTCCATAAGATCAGGAGAGTCCTTGAAGAAAAGTGTAGTTGTCGTTGTCGACACGGAGGACGACACCAGTCAACCAAATGTCGTCGTTTAAGGCATCAACAACGTCGTTCGGTTCAAGGCTCTGTGTGGGAAGGAGGGATCGGCCTGATAAAAGCGCGGTCAAGCTTTTCAACGAGCCTTTTCTTTTTAGCGTCATCGGTAAAGATGCTTTGATATTTTACGGCCACCATGGAGTCGTCGCCGTCGTGGTTTTTGTTGCGCTTCCTCTTCTTTGGTGATAAAGAACGAGGAGCAACGATTGTGGCGGGATACCAGGCGCTCTTAAAGCCTTGACCAGTTCTCCGAACCTCAACGCTAGAATCTTTTCTGAAACAGTCCCGCATTTTACTTtcgagagaaaaaaaaaacaggagTGGATGAACTTACTGAAGAAGATG
It encodes the following:
- the LOC133814914 gene encoding DUF724 domain-containing protein 7-like; the encoded protein is MVLQLKGKICRKLMAMQKKLNILICKGSLMVTSLTFLEGDQNRDSKIGKRGEQSELQDPNSQGNNEDRNTPFLKRSTIWELVESLEVFQNMPQKPHFHPLLLNEESDEIEREASALVYMVKFAFLVEKIFNSGEDGSLADVDFIITQLTEMENMGFAVKQVKNILNEWRRKKVELEEVKAQITLHTDKKAKIDEELKIIEEKQSLLMSESAHQASQVSKLIAEAAMINKAISAIMESSKDDHYQ